The Myotis daubentonii chromosome 9, mMyoDau2.1, whole genome shotgun sequence genome has a segment encoding these proteins:
- the DAGLA gene encoding diacylglycerol lipase-alpha, with protein sequence MPGIVVFRRRWSVGSDDLVLPAIFLFLLHTTWFVILSVVLFGLVYNPHEACSLNLVDHGRGYLGILLSCMIAEMAIIWLSMRGGILYTEPRESMQYVLYVRLAILVIEFIYAIVGIVWLTQYYTSCNDLTAKNVTLGMVVCNWVVILSVCITVLCVFDPTGRTFVKLRATKRRQRNLRTYNLRHRLEEGQATSWSRRLKVFLCCTRTKDSQSDAYSEIAYLFAEFFRDLDIVPSDIIAGLVLLRQRQRAKRNAVLDEANNDILAFLSGMPVTRNTKYLDLKNSQEMLRYKEVCYYMLFALAAYGWPMYLMRKPACGLCQLARSCSCCLCPSRPRFAPGVTIEEDNCCGCNAIAIRRHFLDENLTAVDIVYTSCHDAVYETPFYVAVDHDKKKVVISIRGTLSPKDALTDLTGDAERLPVEGHHGAWLGHKGMVLSAEYIKKKLEQEMVLSQAFGRDLGRGTKHYGLIVVGHSLGAGTAAILSFLLRPQYPTLKCFAYSPPGGLLSEDAMEYSKEFVTAVVLGKDLVPRIGLSQLEGFRRQLLDVLQRSTKPKWRIIVGATKCIPKSELPEEAEVTAMANTRLWTHPSDLTIALSASTPLYPPGRIIHVVHNHPAEQCCCCEQEEPTYFAIWGDNKAFNEVIISPAMLHEHLPYVVMEGLNKVLENYNKGKTALLSAAKVMVSPTEVDLTPELIFQQQPLPTGPPVPAGLALELPPADHRNSSARSKSQSEMSLEGFSEGRLLSPVAAAAAARQDPVELLLLSTQERLAAELQARRAPLATMESLSDTESLYSFDSRRSSGFRSIRGSPSLHAVLERDEGHLFYIDPAIPEENPSLSSRTELLAADSLSKHSQDTQPLEAAPGSGGATPERPPSVGAHERGEEEGGGGGAPRGELALHNGRLGDSPSPQVLEFAEFIDSLFNLDSKSSSFQDLYCMVVPESPTSDYAEGPKSPSQQEILLRAQFEPNLVPKPPRRFAGSADPSSGISLSPSFPLSSSGELMDLTPTSLSSQDCLDKIRTPSPPGAASAQEDLAISAR encoded by the exons ATGCCCGGGATCGTGGTGTTCCGGCGGCGCTGGTCTGTGGGCAGCGACGACCTCGTGCTGCCGgccatcttcctcttcctcctgcacaccacctg GTTTGTGATCCTCTCCGTGGTGCTCTTCGGCCTGGTCTACAACCCGCACGAGGCCTGCTCCCTGAACCTGGTGGACCACGGCCGCGGCTACCTGGGCATCCTGCTGAGCTGCATGATCGCCGAGATGGCCATCATCTGGCTGAGCATGCGCGGGGGCATCCTCTACACGGAGCCCCGCGAGTCCATGCAGTACGTGCTCTACGTGCGCCTGG CCATCCTGGTGATCGAGTTCATCTACGCCATCGTGGGCATCGTCTGGCTCACCCAGTACTACACCTCCTGCAACGACCTCACGGCCAAGAACGTCACCCTCG GGATGGTCGTCTGCAACTGGGTGGTCATCCTCAGCGTCTGCATCACCGTCCTCTGCGTCTTCGACCCCACGGGCCGCACCTTCGTCAAGCTGAGAGCCACCAAGCGGAGGCAGCGCAACCTGCGGACCTACAACCTCCG GCACCGGTTAGAGGAGGGCCAGGCCACGAGCTGGTCGCGGCGGCTCAAAGTGTTCCTCTGCTGCACCCGGACGAAGGACTCGCAGTCA GACGCCTACTCGGAAATCGCCTACCTCTTCGCCGAGTTTTTCCGGGACCTGGACATCGTGCCCTCTGACATCATCGCCGGCCTGGTCCTGCTTCGGCAGCGACAGCGGGCCAAACGCAACGCCGTGCTGGACGAG GCCAATAATGACATCCTGGCCTTCCTGTCGGGGATGCCAGTGACCAGAAACACCAAGTACCTCGACCTCAAGAACTCG CAAGAGATGCTGCGCTACAAGGAGGTCTGCTACTACATGCTGTTCGCGCTGGCCGCCTACGGCTGGCCCATGTACCTGATGCGGAAGCCGGCCTGCGGCCTCTGCCAGCTGGCCAGGTCCTGCTC GTGCTGCCTGTGCCCCTCTCGGCCCCGGTTCGCGCCTGGCGTCACCATCGAGGAAGACAACTGCTGCGGCTGCAACGCCATCGCCATCCGGCGCCACTTCCTGGACGAGAACCTGACGGCGGTGGACATCGTCTACACCTCCTGCCACGACGCG GTGTACGAAACCCCCTTCTACGTAGCGGTGGACCATGACAAGAAGAAGGTGGTAATCAGTATTCGGGGAACCCTGTCCCCCAAG gaCGCCCTGACGGACCTGACGGGTGACGCCGAGCGCCTGCCCGTGGAGGGGCACCACGGCGCCTGGCTGGGACACAAG ggcaTGGTCCTCTCGGCCGAGTACATCAAGAAGAAGCTGGAGCAGGAGATGGTCCTGTCCCAGGCCTTCGGGAGAGACCTG GGCCGCGGAACCAAGCACTACGGCCTGATCGTGGTGGGCCACTCCCTGGGCGCGGGCACCGCCGccatcctctccttcctcctgcgCCCCCAGTACCCCACCCTCAAGTGCTTCGCCTACTCCCCGCCCGGGGGCCTGCTGAG TGAGGACGCCATGGAGTACTCCAAGGAATTTGTGACGGCCGTGGTTCTGGGCAAAGACCTTGTCCCCAG GATCGGCCTGTCGCAGCTGGAGGGTTTCCGCAGACAGCTCCTGGACGTCCTGCAGCGGAGCACCAAGCCCAAA tggCGAATCATCGTGGGAGCCACTAAGTGCATCCCCAAGTCAGAGCTGCCCGAGGAGGCGGAGGTGACCGCCATGGCCAACACGCGGCTCTGGACCCACCCCAGCGACCTGACCATCGCCCTGTCGGCCAGCACGCCCCTCTACCCGCCCGGTCGCATCATCCACGTGGTGCACAACCACCCCGCAGAGCAGTGCTG CTGCTGCGAGCAGGAGGAGCCCACGTACTTCGCCATCTGGGGCGACAACAAGGCCTTCAACGAGGTGATCATCTCCCCGGCCATGCTGCACGAGCACCTCCCCTACGTGGTCATGGAGGGGCTCAACAAG GTGCTGGAGAACTACAACAAGGGGAAGacggccctgctctctgcagccAAGGTCATGGTGAGCCCCACCGAGGTGGACCTCACTCCCGAGCTCATCTTCCAGCAGCAGCCGCTGCCCACCGGGCCGCCCGTGCCCGCCGGCCTCGCCCTGGAGCTGCCCCCCGCAGACCACCGGAACAGCAGCGCCAG AAGCAAGTCCCAGTCGGAGATGAGCCTGGAGGGCTTCTCGGAGGGGCGGCTGCTGTCCCCCGTGGCTGCGGCCGCGGCCGCCCGCCAGGACCCcgtggagctgctgctgctgtccacGCAGGAGCGGCTGGCCGCCGAGCTGCAGGCGCGGCGGGCGCCGCTGGCCACCATGGAGAGCCTGTCGGACACGGAGTCCCTGTACAGCTTCGACTCGCGCCGCTCCTCCGGCTTCCGCAGCATCCGCGGCTCGCCCAGCCTGCACGCCGTGCTGGAGCGCGACGAGGGCCACCTCTTCTACATCGACCCCGCCATCCCCGAGGAGAACCCGTCGCTGAGCTCCCGCACCGAGCTGCTGGCCGCCGACTCCCTGTCCAAGCACTCCCAGGACACCCAGCCCCTGGAGGCCGCCCCGGGCAGCGGGGGCGCCACCCCCGAGCGGCCCCCCAGCGTGGGGGCCCACgagcggggggaggaggaggggggcggcgggggggcgcCCCGCGGAGAGCTGGCGCTGCACAACGGGCGCCTGGGGGACTCGCCCAGCCCGCAGGTGCTGGAGTTCGCGGAGTTCATCGACAGCCTCTTCAACCTGGACAGCAAGAGCAGCTCCTTCCAGGACCTGTACTGCATGGTGGTGCCCGAGAGCCCCACCAGCGACTACGCCGAGGGCCCCAAGTCCCCCAGCCAGCAGGAGATCCTGCTCCGAGCCCAGTTCGAGCCCAACCTGGTGCCCAAGCCCCCGCGGCGCTTTGCGGGCTCGGCCGACCCCTCCTCGGGCATCTCGCTGTCGCCCTCCTTCCCGCTCAGCTCCTCGGGGGAGCTCATGGACCTGACGCCCACGAGCCTCAGCAGCCAGGACTGCCTGGACAAGATCCGGACTCCCAGCCCGCCCGGCGCGGCCAGCGCGCAGGAGGACCTGGCCATCTCGGCGCGCTAG